One Acidobacteriota bacterium genomic window carries:
- a CDS encoding alpha/beta fold hydrolase → MTTLALALVAATGAGAAVWRWPVGLAIAASRARLSLTGLRRHSRRGRFGTEVWWSGGGGPVLVLIHGMNDQAGSWARVAGRLTRAWHVVVPDLAGHGASGPTAGRLGLDTILDALDDLLAHVAPDRPLTLVGNSMGAWMTQLVALRRPDRVARVVLECGGGLSFGDSAPDLLPSTRDEARHFFVRVIGPHARPLPGFVLDHVVRRLRSCPLRRVLDTDWTRHHVDDLVGDWAVPTDVIWGDADGVLPIDYARRLVSALPGARLHVIPGAAHLPHRDRPGQFLATLGRLLESPPEVTTGRRLGHAPRPFAPRDVTRPDPGDSPHAAR, encoded by the coding sequence ATGACCACCCTGGCGCTGGCGCTCGTCGCCGCGACAGGGGCCGGGGCGGCCGTGTGGCGCTGGCCGGTCGGGCTCGCCATCGCCGCCAGTCGCGCCCGGTTGTCGCTCACCGGCCTGCGACGTCACTCGCGGCGCGGCCGCTTCGGCACCGAGGTCTGGTGGAGCGGCGGCGGCGGTCCCGTGCTCGTGCTGATTCACGGCATGAACGACCAGGCCGGTAGTTGGGCGCGCGTGGCCGGCCGCCTGACGCGGGCGTGGCACGTGGTCGTGCCCGACCTCGCCGGCCACGGGGCGAGCGGACCCACCGCGGGGCGGCTCGGCCTCGATACGATCCTGGACGCCCTCGACGACCTCCTCGCGCACGTCGCACCAGACCGACCTCTCACGCTCGTCGGCAACTCGATGGGAGCGTGGATGACGCAACTCGTCGCCCTGAGGCGCCCCGACCGCGTGGCCCGCGTCGTGCTGGAGTGTGGCGGTGGACTCTCGTTCGGCGATTCAGCGCCCGATCTCCTGCCCTCGACGCGCGACGAGGCCAGGCACTTCTTCGTCCGCGTGATCGGTCCGCACGCACGGCCGCTGCCAGGATTCGTGCTCGACCACGTCGTGCGGCGCCTGCGCTCCTGCCCGCTGCGGCGCGTGCTCGACACCGACTGGACGCGTCATCACGTCGACGACCTGGTGGGCGACTGGGCGGTGCCCACCGACGTGATCTGGGGCGACGCCGACGGCGTCCTGCCGATCGACTACGCGCGGCGCCTCGTGTCAGCCCTGCCGGGCGCGAGGCTCCACGTGATCCCCGGGGCGGCGCACCTTCCTCACCGCGACCGCCCCGGCCAGTTCCTGGCGACGCTCGGGCGCCTCCTCGAGTCGCCGCCCGAGGTCACGACCGGCCGGCGGCTCGGGCATGCCCCGCGGCCCTTCGCCCCGCGCGACGTCACCCGACCGGATCCAGGAGACTCACCCCATGCTGCACGGTGA
- a CDS encoding TetR/AcrR family transcriptional regulator — protein MIVVDLSPACTYAHRMQQEERSQRSRAHILEAALELFSHQGYRATSMRDIAEAAGVSTGNVYHHYKDKEAIFRALLDQYWTAIEDPSFPFNRALVAGTFPDNLEEIGRAARTMVEEYRRHIALIYVDVIEFEGSHIRKFYGEMAERFERFAARNRDVLRIESRLRPGVSPGSALMLVTRFFMNYYAVEVLFGVRNHFGKSSEEALHEIADILRHGMLAPEHHETGLEVAGQSVPSR, from the coding sequence ATGATCGTGGTTGACCTGTCGCCGGCCTGCACGTACGCTCACCGCATGCAGCAGGAGGAGCGATCGCAGCGAAGCCGCGCGCACATCCTCGAGGCCGCGCTCGAACTGTTCTCGCACCAGGGCTACCGGGCCACGAGCATGCGCGACATCGCCGAGGCCGCCGGCGTGTCGACGGGCAACGTCTACCATCACTACAAGGACAAGGAAGCGATCTTCCGGGCGTTGCTCGACCAGTACTGGACCGCCATCGAGGACCCGTCGTTTCCATTCAACAGGGCGCTCGTCGCGGGCACGTTTCCCGACAACCTCGAAGAGATCGGCCGGGCGGCGCGCACGATGGTCGAGGAGTACCGCCGCCACATCGCGCTCATCTACGTCGACGTGATCGAGTTCGAGGGCAGCCACATCCGGAAGTTCTACGGCGAGATGGCCGAACGCTTCGAGCGGTTCGCGGCGCGCAACCGTGACGTGCTGCGGATCGAGTCGCGGCTTCGTCCCGGGGTCTCTCCCGGCTCGGCCCTGATGCTCGTCACGAGGTTCTTCATGAACTACTACGCCGTCGAGGTGCTCTTCGGCGTGAGGAACCACTTCGGCAAGAGCAGCGAGGAAGCGCTTCACGAGATCGCCGACATCCTCCGTCACGGCATGCTCGCGCCCGAGCACCACGAGACGGGCCTCGAAGTCGCCGGTCAGTCCGTCCCGTCGAGATAG
- a CDS encoding long-chain fatty acid--CoA ligase, producing MLHGDVLGERARLSPERTALVFVPTGERLTYAELDARATRLGRLWLGPLGLAPGERVGLLAHNAIEFVDAFFAAAKSGVILVPLSTRATSHELEGIVADSGLRVLLYDPEFALLVDELRERTTVERWIALGRRWGGDAAGGPQDGSTRRSEAAGAPGLQPRRHVDDFLADLLPTVDAAPFDAPWPDPEHPLCLLYTSGTTGRPKGVVVPHRMVAWNACNTAVCWQLDEDDVSPIFTPLYHAGGLGAFLLPIFAAGGTIVLHRGFDPAEVWRTVEREGCTVVLGVPTIYKLLMDAPEFQTVDLSRVRWLISGGAPLPHYIIEAYQHRGVVFKQGYGLTEVGVNCFAMSVEDSVRKAGTIGRPLMFTRARLVREDGTDAEIDEVGELWLRGPHVCLGYWGNPEATAQALDAGGWFHTGDLARRDADGFYTIAGRKKDMIISGGVNVYPAEIEAVLAAHPGVADAAVVGVPHDTWGEVGIAFVVRVGDEVTGEALAEYVGRRLAKHKVPKSFVFVDELPRTPYGKVVKDALRSAYLDGTD from the coding sequence ATGCTGCACGGTGATGTGCTCGGAGAACGGGCCCGCCTGAGCCCGGAACGTACCGCGCTGGTGTTCGTCCCCACGGGTGAGCGGCTGACCTACGCCGAGCTCGACGCGCGCGCCACGCGTCTCGGCCGGCTCTGGCTCGGCCCGCTCGGCCTCGCGCCGGGCGAGCGCGTCGGTCTGCTCGCGCACAACGCGATCGAGTTCGTCGATGCCTTCTTCGCGGCGGCGAAGAGCGGCGTCATTCTCGTGCCGCTGAGCACGCGCGCCACCTCGCACGAGCTCGAGGGCATCGTCGCCGACAGCGGCCTGCGCGTCCTTCTGTACGACCCGGAGTTCGCGCTGCTCGTCGATGAACTGCGAGAGCGGACAACCGTCGAACGCTGGATCGCGCTCGGGCGCCGCTGGGGAGGCGACGCGGCGGGAGGACCCCAGGATGGCTCGACACGGCGGTCCGAAGCCGCCGGCGCGCCGGGGCTTCAGCCACGACGCCACGTCGACGACTTCCTGGCCGATCTTCTGCCCACGGTCGACGCGGCGCCGTTCGACGCTCCGTGGCCCGATCCGGAGCACCCCCTGTGCCTGCTGTACACCAGCGGCACGACGGGCCGGCCGAAGGGTGTCGTCGTGCCTCACCGCATGGTGGCGTGGAACGCCTGTAACACCGCCGTCTGCTGGCAGCTCGACGAAGACGACGTGAGCCCGATCTTCACGCCGCTGTACCACGCGGGAGGGCTCGGCGCCTTTCTCCTGCCGATCTTCGCGGCCGGGGGGACCATCGTCCTGCACCGCGGCTTCGACCCGGCCGAAGTCTGGCGCACGGTCGAACGCGAGGGCTGCACGGTGGTGCTCGGCGTGCCCACCATCTACAAGCTCCTGATGGACGCTCCCGAATTCCAGACCGTCGATCTCTCGCGCGTGCGATGGCTCATCAGCGGGGGTGCGCCGCTGCCGCACTACATCATCGAGGCCTACCAGCACCGCGGCGTCGTCTTCAAGCAGGGGTACGGCCTCACCGAGGTCGGCGTGAACTGCTTCGCGATGAGCGTCGAGGACTCGGTGCGCAAGGCTGGCACGATCGGCCGGCCGCTCATGTTCACGCGCGCGCGGCTCGTTCGCGAAGACGGGACCGACGCGGAGATCGACGAGGTCGGGGAGCTCTGGCTTCGCGGGCCGCACGTGTGCCTGGGTTACTGGGGCAACCCGGAGGCGACGGCGCAGGCGCTCGACGCCGGCGGCTGGTTCCACACCGGCGACCTGGCCAGGCGGGACGCGGACGGCTTCTACACGATTGCCGGCCGCAAGAAGGACATGATCATCAGCGGCGGCGTGAACGTGTACCCGGCGGAGATCGAGGCCGTCCTCGCGGCCCACCCTGGCGTGGCCGATGCCGCCGTCGTCGGCGTCCCCCACGACACCTGGGGCGAAGTCGGCATCGCATTCGTCGTGCGCGTCGGCGACGAGGTGACCGGAGAGGCCCTCGCCGAGTACGTGGGCCGACGACTGGCGAAGCACAAGGTCCCGAAGTCGTTCGTGTTCGTCGACGAGCTGCCCCGCACGCCGTACGGCAAGGTGGTGAAGGACGCGCTGAGGAGCGCCTATCTCGACGGGACGGACTGA
- a CDS encoding ketoacyl-ACP synthase III: MSRYAIITATGRYLPDIEVSNDTLRQRFGSIPGIEEFVDKMEQSTSILTRWHAPADWATSDLAVRAAERALARAGRRPEDVDLIILGTDSPDYITPATSVVVQHKLGANNAGTFDIGCACASFPTGLATAAGLIQTNANINTVLVIGAYLMQRLADPNDPTIFFYGDGAGAAVVEPSTAPGFVGAAMQADGAYHRHWGIYSGGTVEPASENSVRAGRTKVKLIERYPPEVNHEGWPRLVRKLAAAQGFRVCDIDFIIFTQVRQPSIEIVMADLGLPIEKTFTNMDRCGYTGSACIPIALDEAVDEGRVHPGDLVVFVGSGVGYNQAAAAFRWR, from the coding sequence GTGTCCAGATACGCGATCATCACCGCCACCGGCCGCTACCTCCCCGACATCGAGGTGTCGAACGACACGCTGCGCCAGCGGTTCGGGTCGATTCCCGGCATCGAGGAGTTCGTCGACAAGATGGAGCAGAGCACCAGCATCCTGACGCGCTGGCACGCGCCCGCCGACTGGGCGACGTCGGACCTCGCCGTGCGCGCCGCCGAGCGGGCGCTCGCCCGCGCAGGCCGCCGGCCCGAGGATGTCGACCTCATCATCCTGGGCACCGACTCGCCCGACTACATCACGCCGGCCACGTCCGTGGTCGTTCAGCACAAGCTCGGCGCGAACAACGCCGGCACCTTCGACATCGGGTGCGCGTGCGCGTCGTTTCCCACCGGGCTGGCCACGGCCGCCGGCCTGATCCAGACCAACGCCAACATCAACACGGTGCTCGTCATCGGCGCGTACCTGATGCAGCGGCTCGCCGACCCGAACGATCCGACGATCTTCTTCTATGGCGATGGCGCCGGGGCGGCCGTGGTCGAACCCTCCACGGCACCGGGGTTCGTCGGTGCGGCGATGCAGGCCGACGGCGCCTACCATCGCCATTGGGGCATCTACTCGGGCGGCACCGTCGAACCGGCGTCGGAGAACTCGGTGCGAGCGGGCCGCACGAAGGTGAAGCTCATCGAGCGGTACCCTCCCGAGGTGAACCACGAAGGCTGGCCACGCCTCGTGCGGAAGCTCGCGGCCGCGCAGGGCTTTCGCGTGTGCGACATCGACTTCATCATCTTCACGCAGGTCCGCCAGCCGTCGATCGAGATCGTGATGGCCGACCTCGGCCTCCCGATCGAGAAGACGTTCACCAACATGGACCGCTGCGGGTACACCGGGTCGGCGTGCATTCCGATCGCGCTCGACGAGGCCGTCGACGAGGGACGGGTGCATCCCGGAGACCTCGTGGTCTTCGTGGGGTCGGGCGTCGGGTACAACCAGGCGGCAGCGGCCTTCCGCTGGCGATGA
- a CDS encoding alpha/beta hydrolase codes for MPDLEPTRQGLVDVEGFRIHWERFGSGEREVVCLLNGLAMHTKAWYPFLPRLVDRHDVLLFDYPGQGESSADDVPVTMPQLARQMAAAADAAGVARLHAMGISYGGFVAIEFARLFRERLHTLTLSGILLSHERLFEMYEALSLRFYRGGPEQFDLYTHYMYEKIFGEQFVRSVGDALDTMRQRFADRYRDRIHVLVRLTEAQDPFFAALDELMPEYRAIDVPTLVMPGTEDRAIPAWVQRRICDVLPDARYLPIEGSGHVVYLEQPDVFWPSLLAFTAARSTGFVVDPPTPAADAGTSRS; via the coding sequence GTGCCCGACCTCGAACCGACCCGTCAGGGCCTCGTGGACGTCGAAGGCTTCCGCATCCACTGGGAGCGCTTCGGCAGCGGTGAGCGTGAGGTCGTGTGTCTCCTGAACGGGCTCGCGATGCACACGAAGGCGTGGTACCCGTTCCTGCCCCGGCTCGTCGATCGGCACGATGTCCTGCTGTTCGACTACCCGGGTCAGGGCGAGTCGTCTGCCGACGACGTGCCGGTGACGATGCCGCAGCTTGCGCGACAGATGGCGGCGGCGGCCGATGCCGCGGGCGTCGCCAGGCTCCACGCGATGGGGATCTCGTACGGAGGCTTCGTCGCGATCGAGTTCGCGCGTCTGTTTCGCGAGCGCCTCCACACGCTGACGCTCTCCGGCATCCTGCTGTCGCACGAGCGCCTGTTCGAGATGTACGAGGCGCTCTCGCTTCGCTTCTACCGCGGCGGGCCGGAACAGTTCGACCTCTACACGCACTACATGTACGAGAAGATCTTCGGCGAGCAGTTCGTGCGGTCCGTGGGCGACGCGCTCGACACGATGCGCCAGCGATTCGCCGACCGCTATCGCGATCGCATTCACGTCCTCGTGCGCCTCACGGAGGCCCAGGACCCCTTCTTCGCAGCGCTCGACGAGCTCATGCCCGAGTACCGGGCCATCGACGTACCAACGCTCGTGATGCCCGGTACCGAGGACCGCGCCATCCCGGCGTGGGTGCAGCGGAGAATCTGCGACGTCCTCCCTGACGCGCGCTACCTCCCGATCGAGGGATCGGGCCACGTGGTGTATCTCGAGCAGCCAGACGTCTTCTGGCCGTCCCTGCTGGCCTTCACTGCCGCGAGGTCCACGGGTTTCGTGGTCGACCCGCCGACGCCGGCCGCCGACGCCGGCACATCCCGTTCGTGA